The following coding sequences are from one Halomonas sp. HAL1 window:
- a CDS encoding saccharopine dehydrogenase NADP-binding domain-containing protein codes for MKTLMIYGAAGYTGGMAAEHAASAGIHLVVAGRAKDRESLDILAGRLGADIRLFSLDDPEAIARGLEGIFVLLNAAGPFMNTAKPLMSAAIRAGVHYLDFSAELDTYRQALALDGQARAAGVMLLPGSGGSVAMLGSLAGHAVARVTHPRTISIALQVAGGMSRGSVTSASQNITTETLHLVGGELVARSPEEVRDFDFGEGPLSSFPVTLPDLVTLHQATGVRDIETFVHVAAGAFPDGDANELPAGPSSDERAANRYHAVVEVTDMDGSVARSVLDTVNGYTFTAMAAAEAARRVLAGEVQPGFQTPAGLFGNGFAESIADTRIIDVTPSEDGD; via the coding sequence ATGAAAACATTGATGATCTATGGCGCCGCCGGTTACACCGGTGGCATGGCGGCGGAGCACGCTGCATCCGCAGGTATTCACCTAGTTGTCGCAGGGCGTGCGAAGGATCGTGAGTCTCTGGACATATTGGCAGGGCGTTTAGGCGCTGATATTCGGCTCTTTTCGCTCGATGATCCGGAGGCAATCGCAAGGGGCCTTGAAGGCATCTTTGTTCTGCTCAACGCCGCCGGGCCTTTTATGAACACGGCCAAGCCGCTGATGTCGGCCGCCATTCGTGCTGGCGTGCACTACCTCGATTTCTCGGCCGAACTCGATACCTACCGGCAGGCGTTGGCGCTCGACGGGCAGGCGCGTGCTGCGGGTGTGATGCTGCTGCCGGGAAGCGGTGGTAGCGTCGCGATGCTGGGAAGCTTGGCGGGGCATGCCGTGGCGCGGGTCACCCATCCCCGCACGATCAGTATCGCCTTGCAGGTGGCGGGGGGAATGTCGAGAGGGTCGGTGACCAGCGCGAGCCAGAACATCACGACGGAGACGCTTCATCTGGTTGGCGGCGAACTCGTTGCACGCAGCCCAGAGGAGGTGCGTGATTTCGATTTTGGCGAGGGCCCGCTATCGTCGTTCCCTGTCACGCTGCCCGATCTCGTGACACTTCACCAGGCGACAGGCGTGCGTGATATCGAAACCTTCGTGCACGTGGCGGCGGGTGCGTTCCCCGATGGAGACGCCAACGAACTCCCAGCGGGGCCCAGTTCCGATGAGCGGGCGGCGAACCGCTACCATGCGGTTGTCGAAGTGACCGATATGGACGGTTCGGTGGCGCGCTCGGTGCTTGATACGGTGAACGGTTACACCTTCACGGCCATGGCGGCGGCAGAGGCAGCCCGGCGAGTACTTGCAGGTGAGGTGCAGCCTGGCTTCCAGACCCCTGCGGGCCTGTTCGGCAACGGCTTTGCCGAGAGCATCGCCGATACACGGATTATCGACGTTACGCCCAGCGAGGATGGGGATTGA
- a CDS encoding TetR/AcrR family transcriptional regulator — protein sequence MANQSIKIKTARTRRPAFDREQGIETARALFHARGYDAVGIAELTQALDIVPPSLYAAYGSKLALFERTLQSYIAKQMLPLDKILSSDASPAEALTGLFVAAAKHYTRDPVLRGCMVTEAMRADDPQAAALAATLAKPISGDIHGYIANSCRSGDVDQITDYVLLTLRGLSSYACLGLPQQKLVGCAEVAGRALDVEFASS from the coding sequence ATGGCCAATCAGTCCATAAAAATCAAGACCGCCCGCACGCGCAGGCCTGCGTTCGACCGTGAACAAGGTATCGAGACCGCGCGGGCGCTCTTTCATGCACGAGGATATGATGCGGTCGGGATCGCAGAGCTTACGCAGGCACTGGATATCGTGCCGCCAAGTCTCTATGCCGCCTACGGAAGCAAGTTGGCACTGTTCGAGCGTACTTTGCAGAGTTATATTGCGAAGCAAATGCTGCCGCTGGATAAGATCCTTTCCTCGGATGCTTCCCCCGCTGAGGCGCTTACCGGCCTGTTCGTTGCCGCAGCGAAACATTACACGCGCGACCCGGTGTTGCGCGGGTGCATGGTGACAGAGGCAATGCGGGCGGACGACCCGCAAGCCGCGGCGTTGGCTGCCACGCTGGCCAAACCCATTAGCGGAGACATTCATGGCTACATCGCCAACTCCTGCCGCTCGGGAGATGTCGACCAAATCACCGACTATGTCCTACTCACGCTGCGCGGCCTCTCTTCCTATGCCTGTCTTGGGCTGCCTCAGCAAAAGCTCGTTGGGTGCGCAGAGGTCGCCGGGCGCGCTTTGGACGTTGAGTTCGCTTCCAGCTAA
- a CDS encoding SDR family NAD(P)-dependent oxidoreductase has protein sequence MHFENKVALVTGGSSGIGLGIATHLAQLGAHVIITGRDPAKLAQAAQSIGPNVSSVVLDVTNVAEIDALYETVRRDHGRLDILVANAGSGQIIPLGSLTEEYVDRTFDTNVKGVIFTVQSALPLMTSGGSIVIVGSTSSINPAPGLSVYGASKAAVRTLVRAWIQDIKGSGVRINVVSPGPVHTESLENFFPPEQAEAAFEYMKGQSMVGRIGTPKDIAHAVAYLASDEAAYTNGIELFVDGGASQV, from the coding sequence ATGCACTTCGAAAACAAAGTAGCTTTGGTGACAGGCGGCTCTTCAGGTATCGGCCTTGGCATCGCCACGCATCTCGCCCAGTTGGGTGCCCACGTCATCATCACCGGTCGCGACCCTGCGAAGCTGGCGCAAGCAGCTCAAAGTATTGGACCAAACGTCTCTTCTGTCGTTCTGGACGTCACGAATGTCGCGGAAATCGACGCGCTCTACGAAACTGTGCGGCGCGATCATGGTCGCCTCGATATTCTCGTGGCCAATGCAGGTAGCGGGCAGATCATTCCTCTTGGATCACTCACCGAAGAGTATGTCGACAGGACGTTCGATACCAACGTCAAGGGTGTCATTTTCACGGTGCAGTCGGCACTCCCGCTGATGACTTCCGGCGGCTCGATCGTGATCGTGGGCTCCACCTCGTCGATCAATCCCGCGCCTGGTCTAAGCGTCTACGGTGCATCGAAAGCCGCAGTGCGCACTCTTGTTCGAGCCTGGATCCAAGACATTAAAGGCTCCGGCGTTCGTATCAACGTGGTCAGTCCTGGCCCGGTTCACACGGAAAGCCTTGAGAACTTCTTCCCGCCAGAGCAGGCTGAAGCGGCTTTCGAATATATGAAGGGGCAGAGCATGGTCGGCCGGATCGGCACGCCGAAAGACATTGCGCATGCAGTCGCCTACCTCGCAAGCGACGAGGCGGCCTACACCAACGGCATAGAGTTATTCGTAGACGGCGGCGCCTCTCAAGTGTGA
- a CDS encoding SDR family NAD(P)-dependent oxidoreductase — MSGKRQALVTGANKGIGLAIARGLAQAGMSVWMGARDRTRGEAAVKTLLDEGLDVRFLDIDVADESSVHRAADTVALEASALHVLVNNAGIIIDPKLPPSEARMEDIKATFEVNLYGPIRVTQKFLPLLKAAGGARIVMMGSGVGSLALITDPTSIYSSVNFMDYTTSKVALSAVTVAFAKELEPLGIKVNVVEPGNVQTDLNGNVGALTPDEGAVTAIRMSLIGDDGPTGGFFGSHGRQPW, encoded by the coding sequence ATGTCTGGAAAGCGGCAAGCCCTGGTCACCGGTGCCAACAAAGGCATCGGCTTAGCCATCGCCAGGGGGCTCGCGCAGGCAGGCATGTCGGTCTGGATGGGGGCGCGCGACCGCACCCGTGGAGAAGCGGCGGTCAAAACCCTTCTCGATGAGGGACTAGACGTCCGGTTCCTCGATATTGACGTTGCCGACGAAAGCAGCGTTCACCGCGCGGCGGATACAGTCGCGCTTGAAGCCAGCGCCCTGCACGTTCTCGTGAACAATGCGGGCATCATCATCGACCCGAAACTGCCGCCGAGCGAGGCCCGGATGGAGGACATCAAGGCCACTTTCGAGGTGAACCTCTACGGTCCGATCCGGGTCACGCAAAAGTTCCTTCCGCTACTCAAGGCGGCGGGTGGAGCGCGGATCGTCATGATGGGCAGCGGAGTGGGTTCGCTCGCCCTGATCACCGATCCGACGTCCATTTACTCTAGCGTCAATTTCATGGACTACACGACGTCGAAGGTCGCGTTGAGCGCCGTCACGGTTGCATTCGCGAAGGAACTTGAGCCGCTCGGCATCAAGGTCAACGTGGTCGAGCCCGGCAATGTCCAGACCGACCTCAATGGCAACGTCGGTGCGCTCACGCCGGATGAAGGAGCAGTGACTGCGATTAGGATGTCATTAATAGGCGATGACGGCCCCACCGGTGGCTTCTTCGGAAGCCACGGCCGCCAGCCCTGGTAA
- a CDS encoding nuclear transport factor 2 family protein — MTTPETTLTALDRLVIESEVRRLLAAYVHNLDIGKVDANAELLAHAQFKVIDTYVTGRDDIANFLRTNLQYHVDDTPRTWHSVSNVLIDIKSATSVSTVSYFTVHQELPGFPLQPIVTGRYVDTFELHDGAWRYASREVDPRLFGDISRHVAVPVEQAAK; from the coding sequence ATGACCACTCCCGAAACCACGCTTACTGCTCTCGACCGCCTAGTGATAGAGAGCGAGGTTCGCCGCCTGCTCGCCGCCTATGTCCACAACCTGGATATCGGGAAGGTCGACGCGAACGCCGAGCTGCTCGCGCACGCCCAGTTCAAGGTCATCGATACCTATGTCACAGGTCGCGACGACATCGCGAATTTTCTCCGCACGAATCTCCAGTATCATGTGGACGACACCCCGCGGACCTGGCACTCCGTCTCGAACGTTCTTATCGATATCAAGAGCGCCACGAGCGTCAGCACGGTCAGCTATTTCACTGTCCACCAGGAACTTCCCGGCTTTCCGCTGCAGCCGATCGTGACTGGCCGGTATGTTGACACGTTCGAGCTTCACGACGGCGCATGGCGTTACGCTTCGCGCGAAGTCGACCCGCGCCTGTTCGGTGACATCAGCCGCCACGTCGCCGTCCCGGTCGAACAGGCGGCCAAGTGA
- a CDS encoding VOC family protein translates to MSILDHVEFAVRDAEVSRCFYEQALAPLGFTRIITVGPDRTRSGGTRHGFGMEGYPRLWIHDNELPGEGLHIAFAAAKWSIVDAFYRAALAAGGEDNGAPGIRTHYHDHYYAAYVLDPDGVNVEVVCQQPSER, encoded by the coding sequence ATGAGTATTCTTGACCATGTCGAGTTCGCCGTACGTGATGCGGAAGTATCGCGATGCTTCTACGAACAGGCGCTTGCCCCGCTGGGGTTCACCCGCATCATCACCGTAGGGCCAGACCGCACACGCAGCGGCGGCACACGGCACGGTTTTGGGATGGAGGGCTACCCAAGGCTATGGATACACGACAACGAACTACCGGGCGAAGGCCTCCATATCGCCTTCGCCGCAGCAAAATGGTCCATTGTCGATGCGTTTTATCGCGCCGCGCTGGCAGCGGGTGGGGAGGATAACGGCGCACCGGGCATTCGCACCCACTATCACGACCACTACTACGCCGCCTATGTCCTGGATCCCGATGGCGTCAATGTTGAGGTCGTCTGTCAGCAGCCATCCGAGCGTTGA
- a CDS encoding TetR/AcrR family transcriptional regulator: MKSKPSNTGTGERVAERSPRRPFDREAGVAVAKDLFHERGYDAVGVAELTRALGINPPSLYAAYGNKAGLYERCLAIYVAEANLPADKILTPDRPLSAAIDDLLRQAVRLYTKSKAKRGCMVAEGMRADDPQARQLANAYGDAAADFIEGYIKRSQPHQAQQLADYVVTTLQGLSAGARAGRSRARLLAVAELSGQAFETFLHTPDESKNA; the protein is encoded by the coding sequence ATGAAAAGCAAACCATCCAATACAGGTACTGGCGAACGTGTGGCAGAACGCTCACCTCGACGCCCCTTCGACAGAGAGGCGGGCGTTGCCGTTGCAAAAGATCTATTTCACGAACGCGGCTACGACGCGGTAGGAGTTGCCGAGCTCACCCGTGCACTGGGCATCAACCCGCCTAGCCTCTACGCCGCCTATGGCAACAAGGCGGGGCTGTACGAACGCTGCCTGGCGATCTACGTGGCAGAAGCCAACCTGCCGGCCGACAAGATCCTGACGCCCGACCGGCCCTTATCAGCAGCAATCGATGATTTACTGCGGCAAGCCGTCCGGCTCTACACCAAGTCGAAAGCCAAGCGTGGCTGCATGGTGGCTGAAGGCATGCGCGCCGATGATCCTCAGGCCCGCCAACTGGCGAACGCCTATGGCGATGCAGCGGCGGACTTTATCGAGGGCTACATCAAGAGAAGTCAGCCGCACCAGGCACAACAACTAGCCGATTACGTCGTGACGACACTGCAAGGTCTCTCAGCAGGCGCGCGCGCTGGCCGCTCCAGGGCTCGCCTGCTTGCCGTAGCCGAACTGTCTGGCCAGGCCTTCGAGACCTTTCTTCACACACCTGATGAGAGCAAAAACGCATGA
- a CDS encoding SDR family NAD(P)-dependent oxidoreductase produces the protein MKQDMNRNVAVVTGGSSGIGFAIAKRLIDDGADVVITGRRQAVLDEAVHRLGSSATGIVADVASAASLASFYESVKNRFGRIDTLVANAGGGSHAPLGQITEEQIDQQFSTNVKGVVLTVQGAMGLMGSGASIVIVGSSSSIDPGPTMSIYGGTKAAVRNMVRSWVAELKGTGIRINILSPGPTNTASLREAFGEHAEEGMAFLTAKSPLGRIGEPEEIASVAAFLASDAASYVNGVELFADGGASQT, from the coding sequence GTGAAACAAGATATGAACCGTAACGTTGCTGTTGTGACCGGTGGCAGTAGTGGTATCGGGTTTGCCATCGCCAAGCGCTTGATCGATGACGGAGCCGATGTCGTGATAACGGGAAGGCGGCAGGCGGTATTGGATGAGGCCGTACACAGGCTGGGCAGCAGCGCTACGGGGATAGTGGCTGATGTCGCCAGTGCTGCGAGCTTGGCGTCTTTCTATGAGTCTGTGAAAAACCGCTTCGGACGTATCGATACCCTGGTGGCCAATGCCGGTGGCGGTAGTCATGCACCGCTTGGGCAAATCACGGAGGAACAGATCGACCAGCAGTTCTCAACCAACGTTAAAGGCGTGGTGCTGACCGTCCAGGGAGCGATGGGATTAATGGGCTCCGGTGCCAGCATCGTGATCGTTGGTTCCTCGTCCTCAATAGACCCAGGGCCAACCATGAGCATTTACGGTGGCACCAAGGCAGCCGTGCGCAACATGGTGCGCAGTTGGGTGGCGGAACTGAAGGGAACGGGTATTCGCATCAATATCCTGAGCCCTGGGCCCACCAACACGGCTTCATTGCGCGAGGCATTCGGCGAGCACGCTGAGGAAGGCATGGCGTTTCTGACAGCTAAAAGCCCGCTGGGGCGTATCGGTGAACCCGAGGAGATTGCCTCGGTCGCGGCCTTTCTGGCCAGCGATGCCGCCAGCTATGTCAACGGGGTGGAGTTGTTTGCTGATGGTGGCGCTTCACAGACATAG
- a CDS encoding DMT family transporter codes for MVTQKSFEALLKAAAFSSGIHTWNAAMKATAEPQDNILQGISLIVGAVFLLALTDALVKYLSASMSLWQLYVIASTLSLPILFGLIIGHPGPRPRVKSRRWVAIRSLLLLLMWIAYYAALPLIPLSVAAVAIYTTPLFIAVLAAFGAGEHLSRQAWLGILCGFLGVVVVLRPGGDTFTPATLLPVLAALFYALAMLVTRHHCQREHPLLLTLGLNLAFLAAGTLFSVLVAINSTETLAERAPFLFAGWQPLDAKALLIVGAYALLLIIVNTGVARAYQIAPSALIGTFDYAYLIFASLWGYLLFSEVPDAMTWLGMGMILMAGVMVLRQRRV; via the coding sequence ATGGTGACGCAGAAGTCGTTTGAAGCACTGCTAAAGGCAGCGGCATTCTCGAGCGGAATTCATACTTGGAATGCTGCAATGAAGGCCACCGCTGAACCACAAGATAATATCCTACAGGGCATAAGCCTTATCGTGGGGGCTGTCTTTCTCCTGGCGTTGACCGACGCTCTGGTTAAGTATCTGAGCGCCAGTATGTCGCTATGGCAACTCTATGTCATCGCCTCAACACTATCGCTGCCGATACTGTTTGGATTGATCATTGGCCATCCAGGCCCTCGCCCCAGGGTAAAGTCACGCCGCTGGGTGGCGATAAGAAGCCTGCTTCTGTTGCTGATGTGGATCGCCTACTACGCAGCACTGCCGCTGATTCCGCTCTCAGTGGCAGCGGTCGCCATTTACACCACACCGCTGTTTATTGCCGTGCTGGCTGCTTTTGGTGCAGGCGAGCATCTTTCACGCCAGGCCTGGCTGGGCATCCTCTGCGGTTTCCTGGGCGTGGTGGTAGTGTTGCGCCCTGGCGGCGACACCTTCACACCTGCCACACTTCTACCCGTGCTTGCCGCCCTCTTTTATGCGCTAGCCATGCTGGTCACTCGCCACCACTGCCAACGGGAGCACCCCTTACTTCTCACCCTGGGATTGAATCTAGCCTTCCTGGCAGCAGGCACTCTCTTCAGTGTGCTGGTAGCAATCAACAGCACAGAAACACTCGCTGAACGCGCGCCATTCCTGTTCGCCGGTTGGCAACCGCTAGACGCCAAAGCGTTATTGATCGTGGGCGCCTACGCCCTACTGCTGATCATTGTGAATACCGGGGTGGCAAGGGCTTATCAAATTGCCCCTTCGGCGTTGATCGGCACCTTTGATTACGCCTACCTCATCTTTGCCAGCCTTTGGGGCTACCTGCTATTCAGCGAAGTGCCCGATGCCATGACGTGGCTGGGTATGGGCATGATCTTAATGGCGGGGGTGATGGTGTTACGGCAACGGCGGGTCTGA
- a CDS encoding LysR substrate-binding domain-containing protein encodes MDNFIKSLPPLASLRPFEAAARLESFSRAADELHLTQAAISRQIRALEEDLGVMLFERRHRRVFLTREGREFGRTVSQALESIATGAQALRGDPNDKRVLLFCQLCEAFYWLMPKLADFNRRYPDIEIQLATSTRPITEFSGSFDIALQTNGRPSGSHRLVFTAEDEIFPVCSPAYLKGGTTPLSLNALLNQRLLHHHADPADWLEWDDWLRAMGHFELSAAESAVFDSYPLLLQAAVAGHGIALGWRRTTQRLIESGELIRPVAESLPQHDAIALYTRQGAPQRAGSEALLGWLREVLGDEQIAETAG; translated from the coding sequence ATGGATAACTTCATCAAGTCTCTTCCACCGCTGGCTTCGCTGCGCCCCTTTGAGGCAGCCGCCAGGCTCGAAAGCTTTTCGCGTGCGGCGGATGAGCTCCACCTGACCCAGGCGGCTATCAGCCGGCAGATCCGTGCGCTGGAGGAAGACCTTGGCGTGATGCTTTTCGAGCGCCGTCATCGCCGTGTGTTTCTTACCCGTGAAGGGCGTGAGTTTGGCCGTACGGTCTCCCAGGCGCTGGAAAGTATTGCTACGGGGGCTCAGGCGCTGCGCGGCGACCCAAATGATAAGCGCGTCTTGTTGTTCTGCCAGTTATGTGAAGCGTTCTATTGGCTGATGCCAAAGCTGGCTGACTTCAATCGTCGCTATCCTGACATTGAGATTCAGCTGGCGACGTCGACACGGCCGATTACCGAATTTAGTGGTAGCTTCGACATTGCGCTGCAAACCAACGGAAGGCCTAGCGGGAGCCATCGATTGGTGTTTACCGCCGAGGACGAGATATTTCCGGTCTGCAGCCCTGCTTACCTGAAAGGGGGCACTACGCCGTTGAGTCTCAACGCGTTGCTGAACCAGCGGCTACTGCATCATCACGCTGACCCGGCGGATTGGTTGGAGTGGGATGACTGGTTGCGTGCCATGGGGCACTTTGAACTCTCAGCAGCGGAGAGTGCTGTTTTCGATAGTTATCCGCTGCTACTGCAAGCGGCTGTCGCGGGGCACGGTATCGCCTTGGGATGGCGGCGCACGACGCAACGCTTAATTGAAAGTGGCGAACTGATCCGCCCGGTGGCAGAGAGCTTGCCCCAGCACGATGCCATCGCCCTATACACACGCCAAGGTGCACCGCAACGCGCAGGCAGCGAGGCGTTATTGGGCTGGCTGCGTGAGGTGTTGGGTGATGAGCAGATTGCTGAAACGGCAGGCTAG